In Methanomassiliicoccales archaeon, one DNA window encodes the following:
- a CDS encoding deoxyhypusine synthase family protein has translation MLEKEDVLKEKVKPIDFDKIVTVKDLMDAYKDSSVQSRALATCAIVLEKALKDPARPTIILGLAGPLVAAGLRKVIADMIKFGLVDAIVTIGAIPYQDFYQARGYSHYKCSPRCDDLALRELFVDRIYDTLVDEDKFRETDEVIGDIAGELEPKGYSSREFMEILGSSIDDEGSILYNAVKYGVPIIVPALNDSSIGIGLTGLYYKRRMANEPFMRLDPIRDNWEITQIKIQSEKTAVIYIGGGVPKNYIQQTEVICETLGYDRGGHHYAVQITQDTPQWGGLSGCTFEEAQSWGKINRDANKSVAYVEASIGLSLMVGYILQSGVWKDRKRLKYTWDGDMLTKTEQVPLGL, from the coding sequence TTGTTAGAGAAGGAAGACGTGCTGAAGGAGAAGGTCAAACCGATCGACTTCGATAAGATAGTGACCGTGAAGGACCTGATGGATGCCTACAAGGACTCCTCGGTGCAGAGCCGGGCCCTGGCCACATGCGCAATCGTTTTGGAGAAGGCCCTGAAGGACCCGGCCCGTCCCACGATCATCCTGGGATTGGCCGGACCTCTGGTGGCCGCCGGTCTGAGAAAGGTCATCGCCGACATGATCAAGTTCGGTCTTGTGGACGCCATAGTGACCATCGGTGCCATACCCTACCAGGACTTCTATCAGGCCCGGGGTTACAGTCATTATAAATGCTCACCCCGCTGCGATGACCTCGCTCTGAGGGAGCTGTTCGTAGATAGAATATACGACACCCTGGTAGATGAGGACAAGTTCAGGGAGACCGATGAGGTCATCGGTGACATCGCCGGGGAGCTGGAACCTAAAGGCTACAGCAGCCGGGAGTTCATGGAGATACTCGGTTCCAGCATCGATGACGAGGGATCCATACTCTATAACGCCGTCAAATATGGGGTGCCGATCATCGTTCCGGCCTTGAACGATTCTTCCATTGGCATCGGGCTCACCGGGCTGTACTATAAGAGAAGGATGGCCAACGAGCCGTTCATGCGATTAGATCCCATCCGTGACAACTGGGAGATAACCCAGATCAAGATACAATCGGAGAAGACCGCTGTGATATACATCGGTGGCGGAGTGCCAAAGAACTATATCCAGCAGACCGAGGTCATCTGTGAGACCCTCGGTTACGACAGAGGTGGTCATCACTATGCCGTGCAGATCACCCAGGACACCCCTCAGTGGGGCGGACTGAGCGGGTGCACCTTTGAAGAGGCGCAGTCATGGGGTAAGATAAACCGCGATGCGAACAAATCGGTGGCTTACGTGGAAGCGTCCATTGGCCTCTCGCTCATGGTCGGCTATATATTGCAATCCGGGGTTTGGAAGGACCGCAAGCGCCTTAAGTACACTTGGGACGGCGATATGTTGACCAAGACGGAACAGGTGCCTCTGGGGCTCTGA
- a CDS encoding DEAD/DEAH box helicase → MVFELLDPRIRKVLEEMDIREPTGAQNEAIPSVLDGDNVLLVAPTGIGKTEAAMLPLLHHLIKTPGKGVRLLYITPLRALNRDMLKRLEEFGEALDLRVAVRHGDTSQSERTRQSKYAPDILITTPETLQVMFTGKNLRVHLANVKYVVVDEIHELANDERGAQLSVALERLVELAGEFQRVGLSATVGSHQEVANYLGGSGRMVRIIRARVIKEIDIGVQCPEVKDEDKDLAGTLQSDPQLIACMRLAKKLIESHNSTLLFVNTRDTAEALAARFHLWDEEFRVGVHHGSLSKETRVEMEDDFKNERLQGLICTSSLELGIDIGSSDFAIQYNSPRQVSRLVQRMGRAGHKIGRKTEGAIVASSPDEIAESLVVTRMALAEEYETMLVRKEPLTVLANQLVSMTVAGPVSIERAFRVVRRSYPFRDLERSKFDTVLNQLAEIGLVFLNEDKYKRSARGRKYFYDNISMIPDERTYKIRDIGTRKIVGTLDESFVISFAEPYATFITRGRSWRIVEIMDDELLVEQVKEIGSIPSWVGEDLPVPFEVAQEVGRMREGYDTGLYQGDAVAYQILDDYLKEHRDGFPMPTDRRITLEIGNKLAILNMCFGSKVNETISKMISVLLSARLGESVAVTTDPYRVIIDLPRDVRPALIVETLRSIDAATVESLIRLVMKNSSHMRWRFVFVAKKFGAVDRDADYKNVSFGRLVEAYENSSLMKEAVDKVLWEDFDVDRTVQVIKDIGSGAIDIAICGLSPIGKAGLSHSKELITPQRADHSILMALKKRLEEESLHMSCLNCGTQWRLKTKEAPHHILCQKCGGQMIAALNGYNRENIRLLRKKDLKEDEEKELRRLFKNASLVQRDGRKAMLALSGRGVGADTAARILGSFLENEDDFLREILSAEINYARTKRFWD, encoded by the coding sequence ATGGTATTCGAGCTGCTGGACCCCCGCATCCGCAAGGTGCTGGAGGAAATGGACATCAGAGAGCCGACCGGGGCTCAGAACGAAGCGATACCGTCGGTGCTGGACGGAGACAATGTTCTTTTGGTTGCCCCGACCGGCATCGGTAAGACCGAGGCGGCCATGCTGCCCCTGCTGCACCATCTCATCAAAACCCCTGGAAAAGGGGTGCGGTTACTGTACATCACTCCTCTGAGAGCGCTGAACCGGGACATGCTCAAACGGCTGGAAGAGTTCGGGGAGGCTTTGGACCTGAGGGTGGCGGTGCGCCACGGCGACACCTCGCAGAGCGAGCGGACAAGGCAGTCGAAATACGCCCCGGACATCCTCATCACCACGCCGGAGACCCTGCAGGTCATGTTCACCGGCAAGAACCTCCGGGTCCACCTGGCCAATGTGAAGTACGTGGTAGTGGACGAGATACATGAACTGGCCAACGACGAGCGCGGAGCGCAACTGTCGGTCGCCTTGGAAAGGTTGGTAGAGCTAGCGGGGGAATTCCAGCGAGTCGGACTTTCGGCCACCGTCGGTTCACACCAGGAGGTGGCAAATTATCTTGGCGGCTCAGGACGCATGGTACGAATAATCCGGGCCAGAGTGATAAAGGAGATCGATATCGGAGTGCAGTGCCCGGAGGTGAAGGACGAGGACAAAGATCTTGCCGGCACCCTGCAGAGCGATCCTCAGCTCATCGCCTGCATGCGCCTGGCAAAGAAGCTGATAGAGTCGCATAACTCCACTCTGCTGTTCGTCAACACCCGTGACACGGCCGAGGCCCTGGCCGCCCGCTTTCACCTGTGGGATGAGGAGTTCAGGGTGGGAGTGCATCACGGTTCGCTCAGCAAGGAGACCCGGGTGGAGATGGAGGACGACTTCAAGAACGAGCGGTTGCAGGGTTTGATCTGCACCTCCTCGCTGGAGCTTGGTATCGATATCGGTTCCTCGGACTTCGCCATCCAGTACAACTCTCCTCGCCAGGTCTCTCGTCTGGTCCAGAGGATGGGACGAGCCGGTCACAAGATCGGCCGTAAGACGGAGGGGGCCATCGTCGCCTCCTCACCGGACGAGATCGCCGAAAGCCTGGTGGTGACCAGGATGGCCTTGGCCGAGGAGTACGAGACCATGCTGGTGAGGAAGGAGCCGCTGACCGTGCTGGCCAACCAGTTGGTCTCAATGACCGTGGCCGGCCCGGTGTCAATAGAGAGAGCGTTCCGGGTAGTGCGACGGTCCTATCCCTTCCGCGACCTGGAACGTAGCAAGTTCGATACGGTGTTGAATCAGCTGGCCGAGATAGGCCTGGTCTTCTTGAACGAGGACAAGTACAAGAGATCGGCCCGGGGTCGCAAGTACTTCTACGACAACATCTCCATGATCCCTGATGAGCGCACCTACAAGATCAGGGACATAGGGACGCGAAAGATCGTAGGCACCCTGGACGAGAGCTTCGTGATCTCTTTCGCCGAGCCGTATGCTACGTTCATCACCCGCGGGCGTTCCTGGCGCATCGTGGAGATCATGGACGATGAACTACTGGTGGAACAGGTCAAGGAGATCGGCTCCATTCCCTCATGGGTGGGCGAGGACCTGCCGGTACCGTTCGAGGTGGCCCAAGAGGTGGGTCGCATGCGTGAGGGATACGATACAGGTCTGTATCAGGGGGACGCGGTGGCCTACCAGATCCTGGACGATTACCTGAAGGAGCATCGGGACGGCTTTCCCATGCCCACCGACCGGCGTATCACACTAGAGATCGGGAATAAGCTGGCCATATTGAACATGTGCTTCGGCAGCAAGGTCAATGAGACCATATCCAAGATGATCTCGGTGCTTTTGTCCGCTCGTCTCGGAGAAAGCGTGGCAGTGACGACGGACCCTTACAGAGTAATCATAGACCTGCCGAGGGACGTGCGCCCAGCATTGATCGTGGAGACCCTTCGCTCCATCGATGCAGCCACGGTCGAAAGCCTCATCCGTCTGGTCATGAAGAACTCCAGCCACATGCGCTGGCGCTTCGTGTTCGTGGCCAAGAAGTTCGGGGCGGTGGACCGGGACGCCGATTACAAGAACGTCAGCTTCGGGCGTTTGGTGGAGGCATATGAGAACTCATCGCTGATGAAGGAGGCGGTGGACAAGGTATTGTGGGAGGACTTCGACGTCGATCGTACGGTCCAGGTCATAAAGGACATTGGGTCGGGGGCCATCGATATCGCCATATGCGGCCTTTCACCCATAGGCAAGGCCGGCCTCTCCCATTCCAAGGAACTGATCACCCCCCAGCGTGCCGATCATTCCATACTCATGGCCTTGAAGAAAAGGCTGGAGGAGGAGAGCCTGCATATGTCCTGCCTGAACTGCGGTACGCAGTGGAGGCTCAAGACCAAGGAGGCCCCCCACCACATATTGTGTCAAAAATGCGGGGGACAGATGATCGCCGCCCTCAACGGCTACAACCGCGAAAACATCCGTCTGCTCAGGAAGAAGGACCTGAAGGAAGATGAGGAGAAAGAACTGCGCCGTCTCTTCAAGAACGCCTCCCTGGTACAGAGAGACGGCAGAAAGGCCATGCTGGCATTGAGCGGGCGCGGTGTGGGTGCGGATACGGCCGCCCGTATCTTGGGCAGTTTTTTAGAGAACGAAGACGATTTTCTGCGCGAAATATTGAGCGCGGAGATCAACTACGCCCGCACCAAGCGTTTCTGGGATTAG
- a CDS encoding DUF531 family protein, with the protein MERRSGRATIAIHNSYDPRVFREAHRRILARAGPLALAYDLNLATFGFPFPDDLHLPLELAEWVAASTSIGEDGSYLRELAVKGRFQNFPYPARGIPPQLGIPVLTTCDPDPRKRLELEDIASMLLGGQSVCLIFGAGPKGVPKEVHELARHHLDITFNGHSLETCTALGAVAAALAHRLRAR; encoded by the coding sequence ATGGAACGCCGATCCGGCCGAGCTACCATAGCTATTCATAACTCCTACGATCCCCGGGTGTTCCGTGAGGCGCACAGGCGCATCCTGGCCCGCGCGGGTCCGTTGGCCCTGGCCTACGATCTTAATCTGGCTACTTTCGGCTTCCCCTTCCCGGACGATCTTCATCTTCCTTTGGAACTCGCCGAATGGGTGGCAGCGTCCACATCAATTGGCGAAGATGGTTCTTACTTGAGGGAACTGGCCGTCAAGGGTCGCTTCCAAAACTTCCCCTATCCCGCACGGGGCATACCGCCGCAGTTGGGCATACCAGTGCTGACCACCTGCGATCCCGACCCGCGAAAGCGTCTTGAACTAGAGGACATAGCCTCGATGTTGCTCGGTGGACAGAGCGTATGTCTGATATTCGGCGCTGGACCCAAGGGCGTACCGAAGGAAGTGCACGAATTGGCCAGACATCATCTGGACATAACGTTCAACGGTCATTCTCTAGAGACATGCACGGCGCTGGGAGCGGTGGCCGCCGCCCTGGCCCACAGGTTGCGGGCTCGTTAG
- the purM gene encoding phosphoribosylformylglycinamidine cyclo-ligase, with protein MKESEWTYAKAGVDIDRKSLAISALVGHLKYRRQGDVRMVELPGQFTGLVEMGDHILTMATDGVGTKLLIAEALNKWDTVGIDCMAMNVNDTICVGAEPLAFVDYIAIDHPDEKITDQLGIGLNKAAELANVDIIGGEIAVLPELVRGVDLSGTALGLVRKVDMVTGGDVREGDAIIGLRSSGVHSNGMTLARKVLESADVSLDDHVDGLDRSIGLELLTPTDIYVRDVLRLTREVKVTGMVDVTGGGLKNFVRLKKGLQYQITDPIDPHPIFKVIQSMGGVTDLEMYKTFNMGMGYGIILPEENVEEALSILGEKAKKVGRVIKGAGCGIPSLNVHYDTY; from the coding sequence ATGAAGGAAAGCGAATGGACTTATGCCAAGGCGGGAGTGGACATCGACCGAAAATCGTTGGCCATATCCGCGCTGGTAGGCCATCTGAAATACCGGCGCCAGGGTGATGTCCGTATGGTGGAACTTCCCGGCCAGTTCACCGGACTGGTAGAGATGGGAGACCACATATTGACCATGGCCACCGATGGAGTGGGAACCAAGCTGCTGATCGCCGAGGCGCTGAACAAGTGGGACACTGTGGGCATAGATTGCATGGCCATGAACGTCAACGACACCATTTGCGTAGGGGCGGAGCCGCTCGCTTTCGTCGATTATATTGCCATAGACCACCCAGACGAAAAGATCACCGACCAGCTAGGTATCGGTTTGAACAAGGCCGCGGAGCTGGCCAACGTCGACATCATAGGAGGGGAGATCGCCGTCCTGCCAGAGCTCGTCAGGGGGGTCGATCTGTCCGGAACGGCATTGGGATTGGTGCGCAAGGTTGATATGGTAACCGGGGGTGATGTGCGAGAGGGAGACGCCATCATCGGACTGCGCTCTTCGGGCGTTCATTCCAACGGCATGACCCTGGCACGAAAGGTGCTGGAGTCGGCAGATGTTTCATTGGATGATCACGTCGATGGATTGGACAGGAGCATCGGCCTGGAACTGTTGACGCCTACCGATATCTACGTACGCGATGTGCTTAGACTGACCAGGGAGGTAAAGGTCACCGGAATGGTGGACGTCACCGGGGGCGGGCTGAAGAACTTCGTGCGCCTGAAGAAGGGGTTGCAGTACCAGATCACAGACCCCATCGATCCCCATCCAATTTTCAAGGTAATCCAGAGCATGGGCGGGGTCACGGACCTCGAGATGTATAAGACGTTCAACATGGGGATGGGGTACGGCATAATATTGCCTGAAGAGAACGTGGAAGAGGCGCTGTCGATCCTGGGAGAAAAGGCGAAAAAAGTAGGGCGAGTGATCAAGGGTGCCGGTTGCGGCATTCCATCGTTGAACGTGCACTACGATACCTATTGA
- a CDS encoding RlmE family RNA methyltransferase yields the protein MSKNWIKERRSDFYYRKAKQLDYRSRASFKLIQINDRFEMIKGGMTVVDLGAAPGGWLQVAAERVGPKGKVVGVDLQSIVPLPGVQTIKGDIRHAEVREQLLELTDGKVDLVMSDMSPNISGNYSMDHARSIELCEMALDFAVQTLSPGGKLIIKMFDGNMSKEFFTQVERYFGSVKRHSPKASRSSSSEIYIVAKGFGKGKDGQSS from the coding sequence ATGTCCAAGAACTGGATAAAGGAACGGCGAAGCGATTTCTACTATCGTAAAGCGAAGCAGCTGGACTATCGTAGCCGTGCCTCATTCAAGCTTATTCAGATCAACGATCGTTTTGAAATGATCAAAGGGGGCATGACCGTAGTGGACCTGGGAGCCGCCCCGGGGGGTTGGCTCCAGGTGGCCGCGGAACGCGTCGGACCCAAAGGCAAGGTGGTTGGCGTGGACCTGCAGTCCATCGTTCCATTGCCAGGGGTGCAGACCATAAAGGGGGATATCCGCCATGCGGAGGTACGCGAGCAACTGCTGGAATTGACCGATGGGAAGGTCGATCTGGTCATGTCCGATATGTCGCCTAACATTTCGGGTAATTATTCAATGGACCACGCCCGCTCCATAGAACTGTGCGAGATGGCCTTGGACTTCGCCGTTCAGACATTGTCCCCTGGCGGTAAATTGATCATAAAAATGTTCGATGGCAACATGAGCAAGGAATTCTTTACTCAGGTGGAACGCTACTTCGGTTCGGTCAAGCGACATTCCCCAAAGGCCTCCCGCTCTAGCAGCTCAGAGATATATATCGTGGCCAAGGGGTTCGGTAAGGGCAAGGATGGCCAGAGCAGCTAA
- a CDS encoding chloride channel protein codes for MTNDDPNQSRTAHFLRRGYQGIVTADFKDYLRKWIPLSILIGVGAGFGALAFQWLLLAIWHLSYDATEIPWYLRLFLPAIGGLIAGIVISRFSPEAAGGGTGYVIEAIHHHGGRVRPRSGLVKILASAVTIGTGGSAGREGPIMHIGAAISSFFGDRLKLKKGDMRTFAIAGAAAGLSAVFRAPLGAAIYAIEVPYKNDLEPGAVIPSMIASVVSYLVFVPFNGYEPLFEALDIHLEMDLVIAVGIILLGILIGLAGRLFISSMQLTERLIKRSSLPLPSKIMYGGLVVGCIGLFVPQVLGLAENEIGMLIKGSITSIGFLLTLFVMKMVATSVTVGSGGSGGVFFPSLMMGGALGSAFALVLGLTPIPLFAIAGMGAMMAGVSKTPIAASVFMAEVIGGYTVLIPVMLASVVSYIVTGDQTLFRNQVARRPFIYDPGVLDDVPVELIMRRNPIALTPEMSVEEARRGTAEEPHYLYPVVNVGGMVVGVMLREVLDEYSDPSARIGYIMSRHYEKVRAGTSTFKAFEDMNIKQISRMLVVGQDNGILLGMLTRIDIMEYLEHSDEVHHLY; via the coding sequence CCCCTTAGCATTTTGATCGGAGTAGGCGCTGGATTTGGAGCTCTGGCCTTCCAGTGGCTCCTGCTCGCCATCTGGCATTTATCCTATGACGCGACAGAGATACCCTGGTACCTGCGGTTGTTCCTACCAGCCATAGGAGGGCTCATCGCCGGGATCGTGATCTCTCGGTTCTCACCTGAAGCGGCCGGGGGAGGGACCGGTTATGTGATAGAGGCCATCCACCACCACGGAGGGAGAGTTCGGCCCCGCTCCGGGCTCGTCAAGATATTGGCCTCCGCGGTCACCATCGGTACTGGGGGCAGTGCCGGAAGGGAAGGCCCCATCATGCACATCGGGGCGGCCATTTCCTCGTTCTTCGGCGACCGTCTGAAGTTGAAGAAGGGAGATATGCGCACCTTCGCCATCGCTGGGGCGGCGGCCGGTCTATCGGCGGTGTTCCGGGCGCCCCTGGGAGCGGCCATATACGCCATCGAGGTACCGTACAAGAACGATCTGGAGCCAGGGGCGGTCATCCCATCCATGATCGCCAGCGTGGTGTCATACCTGGTCTTCGTCCCTTTCAATGGATACGAGCCGTTGTTCGAGGCCCTCGATATTCATCTGGAGATGGACCTGGTCATCGCCGTAGGGATCATATTACTGGGCATACTGATAGGATTGGCGGGCAGGTTGTTCATTTCCAGCATGCAACTGACCGAGCGGCTGATCAAACGCAGCTCCCTGCCCCTGCCCTCCAAGATCATGTACGGAGGACTGGTGGTAGGATGCATCGGCCTGTTCGTCCCTCAGGTGCTGGGGTTGGCCGAGAACGAGATAGGGATGCTGATAAAGGGGTCCATCACCTCGATCGGGTTCCTACTGACCCTTTTCGTCATGAAAATGGTAGCTACCAGTGTCACCGTGGGCAGCGGAGGGAGCGGGGGGGTGTTCTTTCCCTCCCTTATGATGGGCGGGGCGTTAGGGTCCGCCTTCGCCCTGGTCTTGGGTCTGACGCCTATACCGCTCTTCGCCATCGCCGGGATGGGGGCCATGATGGCCGGGGTCTCCAAAACGCCCATAGCCGCGTCGGTTTTCATGGCCGAGGTGATAGGGGGTTATACCGTGCTTATTCCGGTCATGTTGGCATCCGTCGTCTCCTATATCGTCACCGGTGATCAGACCCTGTTCCGCAATCAGGTGGCCAGACGACCCTTCATCTACGACCCGGGAGTCTTGGACGATGTGCCTGTGGAATTGATCATGCGAAGGAACCCTATCGCTTTGACCCCGGAGATGAGCGTGGAGGAGGCCCGGAGGGGCACGGCCGAGGAACCGCATTACCTTTACCCGGTGGTGAACGTCGGTGGAATGGTGGTGGGAGTGATGCTCAGAGAGGTTCTGGATGAATATTCCGATCCATCCGCCAGGATAGGATATATTATGTCCAGGCATTACGAGAAGGTCAGGGCGGGAACCTCGACGTTCAAGGCCTTCGAGGACATGAACATCAAACAGATATCCCGGATGCTTGTTGTGGGGCAAGACAACGGCATTCTCCTGGGAATGCTTACCCGCATCGACATTATGGAATACCTCGAGCATAGTGATGAGGTACATCATCTCTATTGA
- a CDS encoding fumarylacetoacetate hydrolase family protein: MRCGKIVCVGQNYRAHIKEMSSDEPVEPVLFLKPSTALIGDGRTIIIPPDIGTVHHEIELALIIGRSGRNISADKGLQYVRSVAVFNDVTARDMQSVARKAGLPWSLCKGMDTFAPISDPMPLREIGDLRSLDLELKVNGELRQKGNTAQMIFAPEELISYISRFMTLERGDIIATGTPSGVGPIKHGDEVYASIPGVGSLTNKVRNG, translated from the coding sequence ATGAGGTGTGGCAAGATCGTCTGCGTAGGGCAGAACTACCGGGCCCACATAAAGGAGATGAGCTCGGATGAACCGGTCGAGCCAGTATTGTTCTTGAAGCCGTCAACCGCTTTGATCGGTGACGGAAGGACCATAATCATCCCTCCGGACATCGGAACGGTGCACCACGAGATCGAGCTCGCCCTCATCATCGGTCGTTCAGGAAGGAACATCTCCGCGGACAAAGGGTTGCAGTATGTGCGATCTGTGGCGGTGTTCAATGACGTGACCGCCCGAGATATGCAGTCCGTTGCCCGCAAGGCAGGGTTGCCATGGTCCCTTTGCAAGGGCATGGACACCTTCGCTCCCATAAGCGATCCGATGCCCCTGCGTGAGATCGGGGACCTGCGCTCCTTGGACCTTGAGCTGAAGGTCAACGGGGAGCTGCGGCAGAAGGGCAACACCGCTCAGATGATATTCGCCCCGGAGGAGCTGATCTCCTACATATCGAGGTTCATGACCCTGGAGCGGGGTGACATAATCGCCACCGGGACACCCAGCGGGGTCGGACCGATCAAGCACGGTGATGAGGTATACGCCTCCATACCTGGGGTGGGAAGCCTGACCAACAAGGTTCGGAACGGCTAA